caccatgtATGTCATAGCCATtttggggaacttcaccatcctgttcaTTGTGAAGATGGAACTGAGCCTCCatgggcccatgtactatttcctctgcatgctggctgtCACCGACCTGGTCCTGTCCACGTCTACCCTGCCCAAAATGTTGGCaatcttctggttcaattccaagGAGATcaatttcagtgcctgcctcacccagatgtacttCATTCACTGCTTTGTAGTGATGGAGTCTGGGATCTTTGTGGCCATGGCTTTGGATCGCTATGTGGCCGTCTGCCATCCCCTGAGGcattccaccatcctgacaaacCATGTGGTGGCCAAGATTGGCCTGGCCATAGTGCTGCGTGGAAGCATGCTCGTACTGCCCTATCCCTTCTTGGCGAGGCAatggccatattgcagaaccaacatcatCCCCCACTCGTACTGTGAGCACATAGCCGTGGTAAAGCTGGCCTGCACTGACATCCGCATCAGTAGTTACTATGGCCTCTTCGTGGCATTTTTGATGACCTGTCTAGATGTATTTTGTATCACCATGTCCTATacccagatcctcagggccatcttcagcctccccaccAAGGACACCCGACTGAAGACTTTtgggacctgcagctcccacctctgtgtcatCTTAATCTTTTACATCccatctctcttctccttcctaaTGCACCAGTTTGGGCACAATTTGGCCCTGCATTTCCACATTATCATTGCCAATCTGTACCTCCTCGTGCCCCCCATGCTAAACCCCATCATCTATGGGGTGAGCACCAAACAGATCCGGGACAGGCTTCTCCAGCTCTTTACTCATAAATGGACTTAAAGATTTTTCTCCTTGTGCTTTGACTCTCAGACTGAGCTCCACTGACTGGTGACATGGTGCCAGACTCTCTTCCCTGCATCACTGACTGGACAGTCAAAGAGACATTAAATCCTTTCCTGAGCTTACTGTGCTCTGTCAGCATGACAAACTGAGGAATTTGTCTATGTGCAACTCATAGGGTTTCCACCTTATAACTGCTGGTAAGTGGAATATTGAGACCCCCCCTCCTAACCTGCCTCTTCCACCAaggtctccccctgccccacctcctccctcatTGCCCCTTCATCTGAGCCACCTAGTCCATCAAGGCCCAAGGACCCTATCTCCTCCCCTatcacacctccctccccacccaggctTGGCTCCCTCTGCTCCGGATCTGAGACAGGCACTCCTGCAGCCAGACAAGGAGCCTTTCTGCAGTTAGGAGACAGCCCAGGATGATCAGGGGTGGCATGAGTTAATGACCCAAGGCCTCCCTCACACTGCAGTAACTGGACCCTACCAGatcccctttttgaccagactttcTGGTTCAAAACTGGGTACATGGCAACCCTAAATGACAcccagacacagaagccaaaaacctgACTGTCTGCGTTAAACCCAGATGGGTGGAAACTATGTTAACTCATGTTTGATTGAATGAACCCTCTGTATCCTTGTGTCTTTGGGCTTTTCCCATACTCTTCACTCAAACAACTTGTGGaaaggggcaggaggctggggcggAGGCATCTGTCTGTAAATAGGTTGGTCATTTAAGACTCTCAGCACCTAACCAGATCTCGCCAGGACCGAAGAAGGGAGGAACTGCATTCTAGACAAAAGCCAGTTTTCTCCAGCATCTCTGCAGAGGGGAGGGTGTGGAAGGAATGGaacctccccagaaaaggggacagagagaggaggggttggtccagccctttaaaaacacaaagaCTGGGTGAGCCAGAAgaagctggggcaggagagaggcacAAGGGCAGCAGAGGGGACTCTTGGgttgcagggctctggctgcagtaCAGAGGCAGGCTCCATCTGAAGGAGAAGCCAGGAGTTCCAGGAGGTGGCCGCTGGAGACCCCAGAATTGCTCTGACTAAATCCCAAAGAACGCTCCAGGGTGGTGAAGAGACAGATGCAGGGAAGGGCATGCAGATGTTCTATTCTGTTTAACTAGACCTGGGtatctcttgtgctttttcaagtAGAGGAATTGTTTTAGCAACCCCTTTTGGAAGGCCTGGGTGTGTTTGCTTTAATGATCCTGTGCCCTGAAAGAGAGACACTGGAAACAGAGTGTGCCCAAGCAGGAGCTCTGGGAAGGGTGAGCTGAAGCAACTGGAGAGTCTGGTGAAGTTGAGCCAAAACTAGTCTCAGGGTCTTGGTGTGCAGGTCTCAGCTCCCAGACGCAGGTGTTAGAGGGGAAGCTGCACCCCGAGAGTGGGCCTAGAAGCCCAGAGCCAGAGGCAGGGCCTGAACACTGCTTCGACTCCAGTGTGGGGGACCCAAACCCAGCCACCTGGTGTGTGTCAATCTGCGGGAGCTTGTGCAGGGCTGTGACAGCAAACCTGGAGCTGCTGCTCGGGTGCTAGGGGACTATGAGTGGAAGTGGAGATGGGCTGGGTGATCCCAAACTTGAGGGGAGGTGTCCACAAAATGCTCTATTCATCCACATGTGGCCCACTCTCCGCTGCCCTTGGTGTTTCCCCGCACGCTCTGATTCCCGGACTGATCCAACCAGGTTGCCCTGAAGTAAATGTTCCCTGAACCAGGCAGTGACAGTTTGGGTTCAGGAAGGTCGTTTGTCTCTCCCTTggaaactctctctctccccatgcattttGGTCCatctctcccctttcctctgtAACTCACCCCCGCacaccctccctcctccttctctctgaTACTTCTGCTGTGCATCCTGTCTCGGGGATCCCCCTGTAACACCATATTCTTCAGTGTGTGAGAAGGAAGGGTGCCTTGGCCCTTCTTTGAACAGAGTCGGGGAGTGTTGGGATACCTTAGGGTTAAGTAAAGACCTGCGAAGCTGCTTGTATGTTGATATGGCATTAGGGAATAAGACACAAGCAAGCAACGTTTCTTTGTTTGATAAATAAGTTGTCATCTTTTTCCCTTCACTGTTGCTTGTTGAGAATTGATAAGCCTTGTAGCTGCATAAGAAATGTAGCTGTCCAATGAATACCCTTTGTGTAAAGAAgtgttctctccccctctcttcctttcccagctacataaCAAGCCCAGGGACATggctcctttctccctcccttgaGAACTGCTGATTAAGGGAATTTTTAGCACCAAATTAttgcaaagaaatgtattttcaaggtAAACATGCCTGTATAACGTGTAATTCTGTGAACAATAGATAGGGGTGGGTATACTAATAGTGTGGGTGTTTCTATTACTAACGGATATAGGTGTGTACATACTAACCTAAACAAAAAGAGTGTGCTGTAACTAATCCAGTGCTTACTCGACAATTGGGTCGGGGGAACAAGTACCGCAATAAAGAAGCCTGTACTCAAATCTGCCTCTGGGTCAACCTGCTCCTTCTTCTAACAGAAAGTGAGGGGGAGACTTTCAGGGGGTCACgtattgtgtgtgtgatgggtaGTGGGGAAAACactctttcattttcctttgctcCATACCTCGACTTGCTTTTCCCCTGTGGTACAGACGAAAATGTAGTCTTTTCCAGGACATGGATGTATgtcatataaaaatacaaaattagatTTCAGAGAGCTCTTATTCTACAGATATATTGCTGTAATTTCTCtaccccaaagcaacaccctggcacccctATATTCACCAACATTAtgtatttgcaacaaatcttgcacaaaatatgtcatgtaaggtgtcaatggaaaagttatggtttgtATCGTATTTTATGCATGTCTAATTTCTGTATCTGAACTTATGAATATTttctatgtacctgtatttcaaatgtgttttctcttgtgacaggtttcagagtaacagccgtgttagtctgtattcgcaaaaagaaaaggagtacttgtggcaccttagagactaaccaatttatttgagcatgagctcacgaaagctcatgctcaaataaattggttagtctctaaggtgccacaagtactccttttcttttttctcctgtgGTAACTCTGACAAGGTAGTTTATAcccagtctagccagcacattgtgaatagactattcaagttgatggcccatcaaagaaCACAGGGAGCCATGAAGAAGCTTATCCACACCTGAAGGCCTTTCCTGGGGACATTCTagccagaatatgggtaatggctcCTACTATGACTCATCAAAGCACGTAAGGACATGTGACCAGCTCATGtgacactggactccatcttgtgtctggtacttttccactaaCCATGCTGGGGGCGTTGTTTGGGATAAAGAAGTTGAAAAAGACTTAAGACTGGGGAGGTGATTGGAGAAATCCCAGCCTGGGTATGGAAGACTGGTGAAGTGCTTGTACCATGAGGGTGAGAccctgcttgattcaaatcctgtctcatTCATAGAACTCAGATTGCGattttgctttatttcttaggtaatctactttgatccgTACACTTATTACATACAATCCATTAAAATCTctatttctgtagttaataaatctgttttatatttacaTAAAACAGAGAGTTGTTTGAAGTGTAAAGGGAAATCTGTTCAGGAAAAGGGGCTAGTGCATTGTCCTCTCCAAATTGAGGGACAGATGGACTgtgtaataaacttacactggtcaggcttccgACCAGGGTAAGACAGTGCAGCTCTGCGGTCCTTAGCTGGGGGGAACTAGCTGGAACCTCTCTATTGTTAGCACACGAGTGGCTGCGTGTGACCCTGCAGGTGAATGTTTGTGTGAATGGAGTACCTGGAatggtttgcagcttgtcacattATCACAGCGTGAGAGGAGGCCCAGATTGGTATGCCAGAGGGATCAGCGGTACCTCAGTTCCAGGTTACATCCCAGGGAAGTCCATCAGAGTGGCACAGTGAGCAGTGTGAAATGCACAGCTTGTTGTTCTGAGTGAGACTGGCACTTCATGCACTGGtgtagagattttaagtgagacaTTAAGTATGGTGGCTGGAGATCACTCAAAGAGGTTatcaatttattttccatttgctTATTTTGGAAAAGGGAAGTAGGGACAGAAACGGAGCAAGATGGGTGAAAACAGTGAAACAATTGTGAATTTGGAGGTATTCAGGTTGCAGGCAGTAGAAAAAGAACATAGAAGAATTTTGGAGCTAAAGGAGGCAGAGGCTGCCAGAGAGGAAGCTGAACCCAGAAGGGCTATGGAACTAAAGCGAAAAGAAACTGAGGAGAAAGAGGGAAAGTGGAAACACCTATTGGACTTGCTGGAAAATCAGAACCAGAACTTTGCCACTCCACTGAATCCCACCTCTCTAAAAATCAACAAATAGGGACAGCCGTGTCTTGCATACAATGAGGCAGGTGATGTTCCTGGTTACTTCACTAGGTTTGAGAGGCAGTGTGTGATTCATAATCTTCATGATGACCAGAAGTTGCTGATTTTGGTAAAGGTCTGGATATATTCAATAGAAGAGCAAGTAAGGATGCTTTCTATTATTGCAAATTCAAAGAAATAGTTTTGAAACAATTTCAGATACCCCTGAAAAATATAGAGTGAAATTTAGGAATCctaacaggggtgctggaataagTAATGTGGAATATGTAAACAATATGAACGATTTGATGGGAAAGTGGTTAATAGGCAAAGGTGTTACAAGCTCTGAAGGAATGTTTGAACTTGTTGCTCAGGAGAATTCCTTGAACATAAGTAAAGATGATGTAAAACAATGTTTATGGgacaaaaaggggaaaactgTGGATGGGAAGGCTTCTTTAGATGATGCCTTTAAGCAAACACAGTTCCCCATATCACCTGGGGAATGAATGCCCCATGCTGGGAGGAAGCAGATAGCCCATCTGAATGCTGTGACCTTGAGCACAGAAGCCTCTCAGACACCTGTCACTTCTCATACTGGGTTTGTAAAACTAGCTTCTGCACCACCAGGCATGAAGCACATCAAGGGTATTAGTATTAATGGCAGGGAACACCTTGGTGGGAAGATACAGGGGCAGAAATTTCTTTGGTTAGGCGGAGAATAGTGCAAGAGGGTGACATTACTTACAGGACAGATTTGTGAGCTTTCATGAGTAGGATGTTACACAATCTTTGTGCCTTTGGCTAAAGAGCACATAGAAACTGATAGTTTGGAAGCTGTATTATCAGTGGGAGTAATACACCATAACCCTATTGATATGCTAATTGGCAATGATTTCTTCTGTGTAGTTCCAGGTGTTAAGGCATCAGCCTGCAGCAAGAAGGAACACtctgctgggaccccagagggaAAGAGTAAAGTCCCAGGAACGGCTGAGGGAATGGGAGAAAGTCTTCTCGATttctctgcagcagggagaagctgCATGTTTCCAGAGGTGGGGGTTGTTGAGATCAGCTCCTAACCTGCAGCTGAAGGCAGCATCTCCTCAGAGAGGGAGGCATGTGTAATGCCTGCCAGGGAGAAAAATGTCCAGGTTGCAGCTTAGTGAGGGACAAGCCCCATGCTCAAGAGCACAGGAAGATGTTTCCCAGAGGGGAGCTCAGAGAAGGGTGATGGAATTGTATAAACACTGCGGGTATATAAGGGTTCCTTTAACAATGAAGCAGGAGGCAACACCACCTCACAAAGGGAAAGAGTGAAGTGCCTGCCAGTGAAACAACTGTCCAGGCTGTTAGCTGTGAGACCATCACAGATGAACAGAGGATAGATCCCACTCTAGAAAGCATAGTTGTATGGGTCCTAGAAGGGGGTACAGAGGAGAAAACTGGGGCAGGAATAATGGGagtacaggaatgtctcctcactggtcacaTGGGGCAGGATGCTCAGGACAGAATGTCTGGTTCAGCATCTGTGCAGTCATGCACCCAACTAGTAGGTAAGGCTTTGAGAGGGAGCTGTGTAACTGACCTCCCAGAGGGAAGCAGTCACACAACTGGCTGCTCAGGGGTAGAGTGATGGGTGATGGAGGGTACCCaatgttagaatatagatatctaggactgcctgtaaaggcctatactttaagaaatTGGTtgcatttttatcacttagctagttacaggggtataaaacaaagaatcaaaatcacaagtACATCTGTATATGGACCTTCTCtccctgtgacagtctgaggccttgttcttagtcTAAgtcctttggctaagcagcagaggcagccataagctgggaagcgaccggtcacctcctcacattccaaaccagtcacattgaaataaagtggtattgggctgttaggaagacgAGCCTGTCCTGATAATgtctattgcctccagagaaagaaaaagatcTTAAGATGgataaagaaaacttagtttgatagcatcctgtctggcaagaaatcacttatcaatggcCTCCCTCTGGATTCACACGTACCCATCTCTTGCTGAGGAGGTCACATGCTCAACAAACACAGCACAATGGGTGCATGATGGGATAGAGAATAGGTCTGTGATCCTTTCCACTATGCACAGACAATAAACATCCCAGGGCCCTTGCCATAGGAGATGACTGTACTCCAGAATCATGGGCCCAAATGTCCTTCTTTCATGTGCCTCCCCAGCTGATGGCCTCCAGCCCcaaggtggttgcatttcagtggcacagtggatccttcaggatgaaaggtgttaGTAGGTGGACAagacaaggccaaattctgaggcCCTGGCCTGTAGTTTGCTCAGGACTCACGAAGGCAAAATTCTTCTTGGAATTAGAACCGAGTAAACAACTCAAGAGCCAGCTGTGTGTTAATGCACAGAGACTGTCACCACCTCCTTTTTCATTTCAGGATTCTGGCTGTTAATGGGGCAGGGCAGCGGGGCTGTTACCAAACTTTTATTTGCtggaaagcatggaggtgctaggGCTCCTCACTGGAACAATTCTAAGAATATTTCAGCATGGGCAAGACATCTTCTCTCCTAGCTTCATTCGAGAAGTTGGCTGAACTGTTATGCCTGCAACTTTCAAAAACCAATTCAGCTGGAGTAAACACAGAGCGTGGGAAATTTCAgttcaaacagttaaagtttggcaaatttataagcaactgaaaatgaggtCTCCTAATAGAAGGTGTCAGACAGCCTTAACTCACTGTGGTGTTACCAGAACCACCTACAATGGCCAATCCATTTGTGAATCCTTTTCATCTAAGCTCTTTGCTCCAATAATgtctgtggcaaggagttccacaggccaaataTGGATtatgttaattttcttttctcaatGTTATTTGTTCAGACTTTCAATGTACTTGAATGTTCCTTTGTTCATGTTTTCTGAGACACAGGAAATATATATGCCTGATCTACTTTCTTTATCGATAGATTCATAGGGTagaaggccagaagtgaccattagatcatccagtctgaattcctgtatgacacaggccactAAATTCCATGCAGTTACCCCAGTATTGAGCTccataacttgtgtttgattaaGGCCTGGTCAACTCTAGGATtttacatcatagaatcatagagccacagggtgagaagggaccgcagtggtcatctagtctaacccctgctgagatgcaggatttgttgggtcgaaaccatccaggacagatggctccagcctcctttggaaaacctccagcgaAGGGGCTTGCACAACCTACCTAGGTGACTGTTCCATTGTCCTCTtgctcttacagttaggaagtttatcCTGAGATTTCATCTAAATTTTCTGTGCTATAGTTTGAACCatttgcctcttgtcctgccctctgtggaaaGACAGAACAACTTTCccccatctttttttatggcagccattcaagtatttgaagaccgctggcgtgtccccccttaatctcctgttttccaaactaaacaaacccagttccttcaaacatacccagttcctttgTTTGTATGGCTTGTATTGCATTCCTTAGATCACCTACTGTGACTTGCATGTTATGCCTCCGCTAATGTAACCTAactttgcatttgccttttttcaaaCAGCAAAATAATCCACACCACTGAGAAAAGTAGCTATATCAAcctaaccctggtgtagacagcacgaGGTGATGGgaagaatccttccattgacctagctacctcccctcagggaggtggattatctatgcaGATGGGAGATCCCCTGCTGTCGGTGTAAGTAGTATCTACAGAGAAGCGCTACGGCAGCCCCGCTGTAGcgttttaagtatagacaagccctcaagcaGATCTTACAGAAAAGCATCCTGTCTGGATCTGCAGACATGAGGAGGTTAAgaatccaccccttcccttctcagtttgttccaatgattaatcaccATCAGTGCTAAACATTTGGCCCTTATTTCCATctggaatttgtctggcttcatcttccagccattgggacttgctctgcctttctccactagattacaGAGCTGGTTATTACTAtttaatagaaataaatgaaACTCTATAAGACTCTCACTCTCTGGAATTTTATCCAGCCTCTAATAATTTTTTGGCTCTTTTCTGTACGTTCTTCAAttctcaacatcctttttgaaatgtggacctCAGAATTGGTCACAGTCAGTTTCACCAATGCCATGTGCAGAGGTAAAATCCTTCTCCTGCTCCAATTCACCTTTCCCCTATTTATGCAGCCAAGGATCgcatcagcccttttggccacagcattgcactgggagttcaGGAAGAGTTAGTTGTCCAcaatgacccctaaatccttttctgaGTCCCTGCATTCCATAATACAGTGTCCTAGTCTGTGGGTCAGTCCTGCACTCCCTGTTCTGAGAGAATCACTTTGCATTTCACtgcattaaaacattttgtttccatgtgctcacgaaagctcatgctcaaataaatttgttagtctataaggtgccacaagtactccctttctttttactaTTAAGGCACgccaaaccagacagacagagaggacttcggtcttACCCCACTGGTTAACCATAAGTCACACGAGCAATTCCCTTAGGCACTCctgtttcccagtatcaccaccagcactGCTCCTTATGGGGATGACTGGGAATCAACTACATacagcaatggcaaagttcttggttcactattgtagcagtgatggaataaactgcagcttcaaatcaagtctctggagaacatccattGCTTGGATTGGTcattcattcagtcctttgtcCTTCAGTGTAGAAAAGATattccagaggtaagaagcaggattagAGACAAAATGgcggggtttccagggccatttatatcctctgccatgtggaaggacacccctttgttcatactgtggaaaatcactgccacaagatggagtttggagtcacatgggcaagtcacatgtccatgcatgactcagttctttacagggagagcagccattgctcacatgctaccttgaacgttcccaggagGACTTctcatgtggattggagtcttccaaggtCCATTGTTATTTaaatgtttcttgattgggcacttaatctgaAGAGTCCCTTTTCAATAAGATTGCCAAATGCTTCATTGGTGCGACTTAGAATCAAACTCAttaagatacaagtacatagccaatatttatAGCTTCAAATACAaacatgatacatgcatacagatagcataatcataaccagcaaatcataaccttttcatagacacctcacttgataacctttgtacaatattcgCTGGCAAAATATAACAGtgggttgcaacaatgatctatatggtcacagttcatgtcaataacatcataTAGGCATCTGAAAATTCTTTTTGTTTTGGGCACTGCTGCAAATGAGCAGATGTTTCCATGGAGATGCTATCAATGACTCCCAGGTCTTTTCACTGAGTTATTTTCTAGTTGTGATGTTTCCCTCGGCACATGTCTTGGTATAGATTTTTTCCACTCTCAGTTTTGAGCAACTAGGTCAATGGGGAACtacctacagcagtggttctcaaactagggctgccgtTTCTTCAGGGAAAGCACCTGGCATACCGAGCCGGTTTGTTAACCTGCCGCATTCGCAGGTTCAgacaatcgtggctcccactggccacattttgccgctccaggccaatagggtctgcaggaagggtggccagcacatccctcgagCTGTGCCGCTTCCTGCAGACCCCATTGGCCAGCCATTCCCAAAGGTGggggatattccaatacttagatttaccaaaccagcctTTCATAGCTTCTGCCATGTAGAGGGAACTTCATTGTCCCAAACAAAGATCCCAGCACAGTGAGTGGAGATGTTCAGGCACCAGATGGAGTCCCGTGTCACAGGAGCTGGCCACATG
The nucleotide sequence above comes from Caretta caretta isolate rCarCar2 chromosome 1, rCarCar1.hap1, whole genome shotgun sequence. Encoded proteins:
- the LOC125644578 gene encoding olfactory receptor 52N2-like, which encodes MSDSNTTEFTNPSTFILLDTAHVWISIPFCTMYVIAILGNFTILFIVKMELSLHGPMYYFLCMLAVTDLVLSTSTLPKMLAIFWFNSKEINFSACLTQMYFIHCFVVMESGIFVAMALDRYVAVCHPLRHSTILTNHVVAKIGLAIVLRGSMLVLPYPFLARQWPYCRTNIIPHSYCEHIAVVKLACTDIRISSYYGLFVAFLMTCLDVFCITMSYTQILRAIFSLPTKDTRLKTFGTCSSHLCVILIFYIPSLFSFLMHQFGHNLALHFHIIIANLYLLVPPMLNPIIYGVSTKQIRDRLLQLFTHKWT